The following proteins are co-located in the Trichormus variabilis 0441 genome:
- a CDS encoding DUF2809 domain-containing protein: MPLFTNIRWRTIVSLAIVLPTGLLYSHYRNSVWWLNQEVGGIFYEIFWCLFAFLFIPTRRAVWQIPLWVLVITCLLEVMQLWNPPFLNWVRSFWWGRMLLGTAFTWADFPYYFIGSGLGWLWLRLIVRDAKLK; encoded by the coding sequence ATGCCGCTATTTACGAACATTCGCTGGCGAACCATTGTTTCCCTGGCTATTGTTCTTCCTACTGGACTTTTATACAGCCACTATCGCAATTCTGTTTGGTGGTTGAATCAAGAGGTAGGAGGAATTTTTTATGAGATATTTTGGTGTTTGTTTGCTTTTCTATTTATTCCCACTCGTCGGGCAGTTTGGCAAATTCCTTTATGGGTATTGGTAATTACTTGCCTGTTGGAAGTCATGCAATTGTGGAACCCACCATTTCTAAATTGGGTACGTTCATTTTGGTGGGGAAGAATGTTACTTGGCACTGCCTTCACTTGGGCAGATTTTCCCTATTATTTTATTGGTAGTGGCTTAGGATGGCTGTGGCTACGGCTCATAGTCCGAGACGCGAAGCTAAAATAG
- a CDS encoding DICT sensory domain-containing protein — protein MLEGSILQQLEASHRHSTRPVRFGVYYKNTLVALCHALEDHILADDNSPLVITAFQRGKWYLQEAERYADIAQCSRQIAIMAAPDAGFAEHPTSQLPNVNLVPLDPSDPVAQEWHLIILSPKYTAMVLCQELSDADYGVGGRPASDVERKFYGLWTFEPELVKETAELAIAHIQKYNPELAAKLLIHAQGIENYVSTSEDLSIVVSRVVDYLQTGQEQLSIPAAVRQQALDSNLVSNEIQAFLRMAQLMDLADITNPQAAAEVATLAETLAQLLDLPAWQIKRLKLAGLLHRIDPLQKAESIFTPGTSTHHQESAPSCPLTCSLVPGAQALRKMSRLRAVAQIITHQTEWWDGTGEPAGLAGDEIPLESRILALVADFQWQVNQKRTASENRQEIFVQALEECRQQANRFDPKLIDALFLLVMGLQQGLDLPLMTPKVSTGMWLLDSRWDSQNKTSEEMSSYPQ, from the coding sequence ATGTTAGAAGGTTCAATTCTACAACAGCTAGAAGCGTCCCATCGCCACAGCACCAGACCAGTCCGATTCGGGGTGTATTACAAAAATACCCTGGTTGCGCTTTGTCATGCTTTAGAAGACCATATATTGGCGGATGATAATTCACCTTTAGTAATTACTGCCTTCCAACGGGGTAAGTGGTATTTGCAAGAAGCTGAAAGATATGCAGACATCGCTCAGTGCAGTCGCCAAATTGCTATCATGGCAGCGCCAGATGCAGGCTTTGCTGAACATCCCACTAGCCAACTGCCAAATGTCAATTTAGTCCCTTTAGATCCATCCGACCCAGTAGCTCAAGAATGGCATTTGATTATTTTGTCGCCTAAGTACACAGCAATGGTACTTTGTCAAGAATTATCTGATGCTGATTATGGAGTAGGTGGCAGACCGGCTTCTGATGTAGAGCGTAAATTTTATGGCTTGTGGACTTTTGAGCCAGAATTAGTAAAAGAAACGGCAGAGTTAGCGATCGCCCATATTCAAAAATACAACCCAGAATTAGCAGCAAAACTCCTCATTCATGCTCAAGGAATTGAGAACTATGTCAGCACTTCAGAAGACTTGAGTATAGTCGTTTCCCGTGTTGTAGATTACCTGCAAACAGGACAAGAGCAATTATCTATTCCTGCTGCCGTTCGTCAGCAAGCCTTAGATAGCAACTTGGTTTCCAACGAAATCCAGGCATTTTTGCGGATGGCACAGTTGATGGATTTGGCTGATATCACCAATCCACAAGCCGCCGCCGAAGTGGCAACCTTAGCAGAAACTTTGGCACAGCTTTTAGATTTACCTGCATGGCAGATTAAAAGATTAAAACTAGCAGGATTATTGCACCGAATAGATCCACTGCAAAAAGCAGAGAGTATTTTTACACCTGGAACTTCCACACACCACCAAGAATCAGCCCCCAGTTGTCCATTAACTTGCTCTTTAGTCCCAGGAGCGCAAGCATTACGCAAAATGTCAAGATTACGGGCAGTAGCTCAAATTATTACTCATCAAACTGAGTGGTGGGATGGGACGGGGGAACCTGCGGGTTTAGCTGGTGACGAAATTCCTCTAGAGTCGAGAATTTTGGCTTTAGTTGCAGACTTTCAGTGGCAAGTTAACCAAAAAAGAACAGCTAGTGAAAATCGGCAAGAGATATTTGTACAAGCCCTGGAAGAATGCCGACAGCAAGCAAACCGCTTTGACCCTAAACTAATAGATGCCCTGTTTTTATTAGTCATGGGTTTGCAACAAGGACTCGACCTACCCCTAATGACACCAAAAGTCAGCACAGGTATGTGGCTACTTGATTCCCGATGGGATAGCCAAAACAAGACTAGTGAGGAGATGAGTAGTTACCCGCAATGA
- a CDS encoding ABC transporter ATP-binding protein, with translation MTAQLRLEQVNLFAKLKTQLQGYPILQDISFEINSGDRLAIIGPSGAGKTSLLRLINRLSEPNSGKIFLENQEYQQIPIIQLRQIVTLVLQEPKLLGMTVQQALAYPLVLRGLPKETIQQRVSHWAEQLQIPSDWLGRTEVQLSTGQRQLVAIARALVIQPKILLLDEPTSHLDIGIASDVIPVLTQLTQTHHTTIVMVNSQLDFTQMFCNRLLYLQQGRLLVDQTASNIDWTDLQKRLMHAENQADEEWN, from the coding sequence ATGACAGCCCAATTACGGCTAGAACAAGTTAATCTGTTTGCCAAGCTAAAAACCCAACTCCAGGGCTACCCAATATTGCAGGATATCTCTTTTGAGATTAACTCCGGCGATCGCCTAGCAATTATTGGTCCCTCCGGTGCTGGTAAAACTTCTCTACTACGTCTCATTAACCGACTTAGTGAACCCAATAGCGGCAAAATTTTTCTAGAAAATCAAGAATATCAGCAAATTCCTATTATCCAGTTACGCCAGATAGTGACCCTGGTATTACAAGAGCCAAAGTTACTGGGGATGACAGTCCAGCAAGCCTTAGCTTATCCTTTAGTTTTGCGCGGTTTGCCCAAAGAGACCATTCAACAGCGAGTCAGTCATTGGGCAGAACAGCTGCAAATCCCTAGTGATTGGTTAGGACGCACTGAGGTACAACTTTCGACTGGACAGAGACAGCTCGTAGCGATCGCTCGTGCTTTAGTCATTCAACCGAAAATCCTCCTCTTAGACGAGCCAACCTCTCATCTAGATATTGGCATAGCCTCCGATGTCATCCCAGTCTTAACCCAGCTAACTCAAACTCATCACACAACAATTGTGATGGTAAACAGCCAGCTAGACTTCACTCAGATGTTTTGTAATCGGCTTTTGTATTTACAGCAAGGACGTTTATTGGTAGATCAAACAGCTTCTAACATCGACTGGACTGACTTACAAAAGAGGTTGATGCACGCCGAAAACCAAGCCGATGAAGAATGGAACTAA
- a CDS encoding response regulator transcription factor, with protein MGSVCIEIVEGNPHLRSLLGWHLQQLEYRVHQAASIYQAREAFLSHQPTLVILDADLPDGDGIEFCRWLHRQQQPLILMLSARTNEADIVAGLKAGADDYLSKPFGMQEFLARVEALIRRKRTPTAPAYLDYGTLQIDLVQRRVRFQGEFIDLTPQEFSLLYVLAQAGGVPLSRSELLRRAWPDAIDNPRTIDTHVLSLRKKVELDPRQPSLIQTIRNVGYRFNMEILNANPPQTQAKLTKERFSNQRSTLSGQRV; from the coding sequence GTGGGTTCGGTTTGTATTGAAATCGTTGAGGGGAATCCCCATCTGAGGTCGTTGCTGGGTTGGCACTTGCAACAGTTGGAGTACCGTGTGCATCAAGCCGCCAGCATATATCAAGCAAGGGAAGCCTTTTTGAGCCATCAGCCAACTCTGGTCATTCTGGATGCTGATTTGCCAGATGGTGACGGTATTGAATTTTGCCGTTGGCTGCATCGTCAGCAACAGCCGCTAATTCTCATGTTATCTGCTCGGACTAATGAGGCTGATATTGTTGCCGGGTTGAAAGCGGGAGCTGATGATTACTTGAGCAAACCATTTGGGATGCAGGAGTTTTTGGCTAGGGTAGAGGCATTAATCCGCCGCAAGCGTACACCTACTGCTCCTGCTTATTTGGATTATGGTACTTTGCAAATCGATTTAGTCCAGCGCCGTGTACGATTCCAAGGGGAGTTTATCGACCTGACTCCACAGGAATTTAGTTTGTTGTACGTTTTGGCGCAAGCTGGTGGAGTACCTTTGAGCCGATCAGAGTTGCTACGTCGTGCGTGGCCTGACGCTATCGACAATCCGCGTACCATTGACACTCATGTTCTATCGTTACGTAAAAAAGTAGAACTTGATCCCCGCCAACCTAGCCTCATTCAGACTATCCGCAATGTTGGATACAGATTTAACATGGAAATTTTGAATGCTAATCCTCCACAAACACAAGCAAAGTTAACAAAAGAAAGATTTAGCAACCAACGCTCAACACTAAGTGGGCAGAGGGTGTAG
- the mraY gene encoding phospho-N-acetylmuramoyl-pentapeptide-transferase, with amino-acid sequence MDAKLSPNQGLNISGIGLASSLAAGLGIAALTLDWIANRNPWQGTSLTLPLLLCTIASAIAGYFVVPLLQALKTGQIIREDGPQAHLKKAGTPTMGGIFFIPVAVVGACVLSNFATEVLAVSALTLSYGLIGWIDDWQILRRKSNKGISPRMKLALQICFAAAFCLWLMFNQPANITSIALPWVSFALPLGFLFWPLAGFVLVAESNATNLTDGIDGLAGGTVAIALLALGAIVAPTSPALMVFCAALSGSCLGFLAHNRNPARVFMGDTGSLALGGALAAVALLTNSLVALFILSGIFFVETLSVMAQVSYYKATKGPDGKGKRLLKMAPLHHHLELSGWSELQVVSSFYVIATILAVICLAIAPF; translated from the coding sequence GTGGACGCTAAATTATCGCCTAATCAAGGATTAAATATTTCTGGTATTGGTCTAGCTTCTTCCTTAGCCGCCGGGCTAGGCATAGCAGCTTTAACTTTGGATTGGATAGCAAACAGAAATCCCTGGCAAGGTACATCGCTTACCTTGCCCTTGTTGCTATGTACTATTGCTTCAGCTATTGCAGGTTACTTTGTCGTACCTCTACTGCAAGCACTGAAAACTGGGCAAATCATCCGTGAAGATGGTCCTCAAGCCCATTTGAAAAAAGCCGGCACACCCACAATGGGGGGGATATTTTTCATTCCTGTTGCCGTGGTAGGTGCTTGTGTACTGTCTAACTTTGCCACAGAAGTACTTGCTGTCTCGGCTCTCACCCTTAGCTATGGGCTAATTGGTTGGATTGACGATTGGCAAATTCTGCGCCGCAAGTCTAATAAGGGTATATCCCCACGGATGAAATTGGCTTTGCAAATCTGTTTTGCAGCAGCCTTTTGTTTATGGTTAATGTTTAATCAACCCGCTAATATTACGAGTATTGCTTTACCCTGGGTAAGCTTTGCCCTACCTTTGGGATTTTTATTCTGGCCTTTGGCTGGCTTTGTCCTAGTGGCAGAGAGTAATGCAACTAATTTAACTGATGGTATTGATGGCTTGGCTGGAGGAACTGTAGCGATCGCCTTACTCGCATTAGGTGCTATAGTTGCCCCAACATCCCCCGCATTAATGGTTTTCTGTGCAGCTTTAAGTGGTAGTTGCTTAGGTTTCTTAGCTCACAACCGCAACCCAGCTAGGGTATTTATGGGTGATACAGGTTCCCTAGCACTGGGGGGTGCTTTAGCGGCTGTAGCCTTACTAACTAACAGTTTGGTAGCCTTGTTTATCCTCAGTGGTATCTTCTTCGTTGAAACCCTTTCTGTAATGGCACAGGTAAGCTACTACAAAGCCACTAAAGGCCCTGACGGCAAAGGCAAGCGCCTCTTGAAAATGGCTCCTCTGCACCACCATTTAGAACTATCAGGCTGGTCAGAATTACAGGTAGTTAGCTCATTTTACGTGATAGCTACCATCTTAGCTGTTATCTGTTTGGCGATCGCGCCATTCTGA
- a CDS encoding PrsW family intramembrane metalloprotease translates to MTNDYLQFAKQGDMNAIASLMSLYFQPQGITVKASIKNSCLQLMLESEQVPDKPSSVAFIRQELSTWQPALITNVRIYGLRTDQSFPDWEETFSLIRQQSETATFLAALRTFKFASVVPYQDVFSAELYSNNTVKLLLFFGLFPLGIGLIANSSNLEQTAWLLGIYYASIWGVVLYNLIKPAWFSWRETLKCIVFTAIVGIPLLLLIQQFPLFQLLYAATESNLGLIPQLIGFIFGVGVLEEICKALPVYLFLLRPRKLNEPLTGAFYGAMSGLGFAIAEGGSYSLLYAFNLVRGQSGFGTYILVNTIRFVSLPLFHAILAGIVGYFLGLAAINRSRQLPIMFIGVALAAVLHGSYNTFSDGILGLVIISFTILLFVAYLRRSQQMVTEMQQAELERLTLPQDKSEN, encoded by the coding sequence TTGACTAATGATTATTTGCAATTTGCCAAACAAGGCGATATGAATGCGATCGCCTCATTGATGAGCTTATATTTTCAACCGCAAGGCATCACTGTCAAAGCTAGTATCAAAAATAGTTGTTTACAGTTGATGTTGGAGTCTGAACAGGTTCCAGATAAACCATCATCTGTAGCTTTTATTCGTCAGGAATTATCTACGTGGCAACCTGCATTAATTACTAATGTGCGAATTTATGGTTTGAGGACTGATCAATCTTTTCCAGATTGGGAAGAAACTTTTTCACTGATCAGACAACAGTCTGAAACTGCAACATTTTTAGCAGCACTACGGACATTTAAATTTGCTTCTGTAGTTCCTTACCAAGATGTCTTTAGTGCCGAACTATATAGTAATAATACGGTCAAACTCCTATTATTTTTCGGACTATTCCCTCTAGGCATTGGTTTAATTGCTAACTCCAGTAATTTGGAACAGACTGCTTGGTTACTCGGTATTTATTACGCCAGTATTTGGGGAGTAGTTTTATACAATTTAATCAAGCCTGCTTGGTTTTCTTGGCGGGAAACACTGAAATGTATTGTGTTTACTGCCATTGTGGGCATACCTTTACTGCTGCTAATTCAACAATTTCCCCTATTTCAGTTACTTTACGCCGCTACAGAGTCGAACTTAGGACTAATCCCTCAATTGATTGGGTTTATTTTCGGTGTAGGAGTCTTAGAGGAAATTTGCAAAGCCTTGCCAGTATATCTATTCTTGCTGCGTCCTAGAAAACTCAATGAACCATTGACAGGGGCATTTTATGGGGCTATGTCAGGATTAGGATTTGCGATCGCTGAAGGTGGTTCCTACTCTTTACTCTACGCCTTTAACTTAGTCAGAGGACAATCAGGCTTTGGTACTTATATCTTGGTAAACACCATTCGCTTTGTCTCCTTACCCCTGTTCCATGCCATCTTAGCTGGAATAGTCGGTTATTTTTTGGGACTAGCAGCAATTAACCGTTCTCGACAGCTACCAATTATGTTTATTGGCGTAGCTTTGGCTGCTGTATTACACGGTTCATACAACACATTTAGCGATGGCATCCTTGGTCTTGTTATCATCAGCTTTACAATTTTATTGTTCGTCGCTTATTTGCGTCGCAGCCAACAAATGGTAACAGAAATGCAGCAGGCAGAATTGGAGAGATTGACATTACCGCAAGATAAATCTGAAAACTAA
- a CDS encoding LLM class flavin-dependent oxidoreductase, with the protein MSKKKQLRLGAFLPSSGHHVASWRHPDAQADGGLNFQHYRRIAQTAERGKFDMIFLADGVAVRDRGQGADVLSRNGKLVHFEPLTLLSALSVVTERIGLTATVSTTYNEPFHLARKFASLDYLSGGRAGWNLVTSATEAEALNFNREKHMEHTQRYERAREFVDVVTKLWDSWEDDAFLRDKESGIYFDADKLHIPNHKGEHFSVRGPLNVARPIQGYPVIIQAGSSEDGKNLAAQTAEVIFTAQQTLEEAQAFYADVKGRLAQYGRSPEHLKIMPGIFPVIGKTEQEAKDKFDQIQELIDPVVGLNLLGGMIGGFDLSGYPLDGPLPDLPETNGGKSRQKLLTDLARRENLTIRQLYLWIAGARGHRQILGTPAQIADQLEDWFVNDGADGFNIMPPWLPEGLDDFVEYVIPELQRRGLFRTEYEGNTLRENLGLPRPVNQFSKIAVSPELAGVGL; encoded by the coding sequence ATGAGTAAGAAGAAACAACTAAGACTGGGTGCTTTCTTGCCAAGCTCTGGACATCATGTAGCATCATGGCGACACCCTGATGCACAGGCGGATGGGGGCTTGAACTTTCAGCATTATCGCCGGATTGCCCAGACGGCGGAACGTGGCAAATTTGACATGATATTCCTAGCTGATGGTGTAGCTGTACGCGACAGAGGTCAAGGAGCCGATGTTTTGAGCCGTAATGGCAAACTCGTACATTTTGAACCTCTTACCCTACTGTCGGCTTTATCTGTCGTCACCGAACGCATTGGTTTGACAGCAACAGTATCAACGACGTATAACGAACCTTTTCACCTAGCCCGTAAATTTGCGTCCCTCGACTATCTCAGTGGTGGGCGTGCAGGCTGGAACCTTGTGACATCTGCGACAGAAGCCGAAGCGCTGAACTTCAACCGCGAAAAGCACATGGAACATACCCAGCGCTATGAACGGGCGCGTGAGTTTGTTGATGTTGTCACCAAACTCTGGGATAGCTGGGAGGATGACGCATTCCTCAGAGATAAAGAATCAGGAATTTATTTTGATGCTGATAAGCTGCACATTCCTAACCACAAAGGGGAACATTTTTCAGTACGTGGGCCGTTGAATGTCGCTCGTCCCATCCAAGGGTATCCGGTGATTATTCAAGCTGGCTCATCAGAAGATGGTAAAAATCTGGCAGCCCAAACGGCAGAGGTAATTTTCACTGCCCAACAGACTCTAGAGGAAGCCCAGGCGTTCTATGCTGATGTGAAAGGGAGATTGGCACAATATGGACGCTCTCCTGAGCATCTGAAGATTATGCCAGGAATTTTCCCAGTGATTGGTAAGACTGAACAAGAAGCCAAAGATAAATTCGACCAAATTCAAGAGTTAATTGATCCTGTTGTTGGGTTAAATCTATTGGGAGGGATGATTGGTGGATTTGATTTATCTGGCTACCCTCTAGATGGGCCTCTGCCAGATTTACCAGAAACCAATGGTGGTAAGAGCCGTCAGAAACTACTAACTGACCTTGCCAGAAGAGAAAATTTAACCATCCGCCAACTGTATTTGTGGATTGCAGGGGCCCGTGGTCATCGTCAAATATTAGGTACACCCGCACAAATTGCTGACCAGTTGGAAGATTGGTTTGTAAATGACGGGGCTGATGGATTTAATATTATGCCCCCTTGGTTGCCAGAAGGATTGGATGATTTTGTAGAATATGTCATCCCAGAATTGCAACGCCGGGGTTTATTCCGCACTGAATATGAAGGTAATACTTTACGTGAAAATCTAGGATTACCTCGCCCAGTCAACCAGTTTAGTAAAATAGCTGTTTCTCCTGAACTGGCGGGGGTTGGGCTTTAA
- a CDS encoding COG3650 family protein: MKTQILSTFLAGVTTILMLSNPSSANSKKEYVNKNFLVSQATNRVSGEELIASGTEPFWGVTISRKGIIYSTPESSQNFPYIAPSTASGRPADLVRVYRLRGRNSTSTLVIRKGFCSDGMSDIKYPYSAVYIAGNTVLEGCARAK; this comes from the coding sequence ATGAAAACACAAATTTTGTCTACATTCTTAGCTGGAGTGACTACTATCTTAATGTTGAGTAATCCTAGTAGTGCCAACAGCAAAAAAGAATACGTTAATAAAAATTTCTTAGTTTCTCAAGCAACTAATCGAGTTAGTGGTGAAGAATTAATTGCTAGTGGTACAGAACCATTTTGGGGTGTAACAATTAGCAGAAAAGGAATAATCTACTCTACCCCTGAATCCAGTCAAAATTTTCCTTATATTGCCCCTTCCACAGCATCAGGAAGACCAGCAGATTTAGTCAGAGTTTATCGTTTGCGAGGGCGCAACAGCACAAGTACCCTGGTAATCAGAAAAGGTTTTTGTAGTGATGGTATGTCTGATATCAAGTACCCTTACTCAGCAGTATATATTGCAGGTAATACGGTTTTGGAAGGTTGTGCTAGAGCTAAATAA
- a CDS encoding DUF4079 domain-containing protein: MHLPSFIWLWKIAAWSMGLSLLAYVLLATTGFWMWRIRNSLTVPSFMVFAGGRSQWVTLHLIMGVSMVSLVLLLLAIGIIGTLGHFGFLGHSSHLWAGLIVVGLVLLSALSATQIRFGKAWARPLHITVNTILFVGFAWVSLTGWSVVQKYLP, from the coding sequence ATGCACCTACCTTCATTTATTTGGCTGTGGAAAATAGCCGCGTGGTCGATGGGATTATCGCTATTGGCTTATGTGCTGCTAGCAACCACAGGGTTTTGGATGTGGCGGATAAGAAATTCGCTCACAGTTCCCAGTTTTATGGTGTTTGCTGGGGGTCGTTCACAATGGGTAACGCTGCACTTGATTATGGGTGTCAGCATGGTCAGTTTAGTGTTGTTACTGCTGGCGATCGGAATTATCGGCACTTTGGGACACTTTGGCTTCTTGGGTCACTCATCGCACTTGTGGGCTGGATTAATTGTAGTGGGATTAGTTTTACTATCCGCCTTGAGTGCGACACAGATTAGGTTCGGGAAAGCTTGGGCTAGGCCGTTACACATAACTGTAAATACTATTTTGTTTGTAGGTTTCGCTTGGGTATCACTTACTGGTTGGAGTGTAGTACAGAAGTATTTACCTTGA
- a CDS encoding DUF3134 domain-containing protein, which yields MLNSPLREEPRNQRAAVIPLKQESSLLDWLQANGRLISRDVHEPDFSDEEEEISEFLGGEDGIDYLDDDDDDITIDED from the coding sequence ATGTTGAATTCTCCTTTACGTGAAGAACCTCGTAACCAGCGTGCGGCTGTCATCCCTCTAAAGCAAGAATCTTCCCTATTAGATTGGTTGCAAGCCAACGGTCGTCTGATTTCCCGCGACGTTCATGAACCAGATTTTTCCGATGAAGAAGAAGAAATATCAGAGTTCCTGGGTGGAGAAGACGGCATCGATTACCTTGATGATGATGATGACGATATCACCATAGACGAAGATTAG
- a CDS encoding DUF1830 domain-containing protein encodes MAQILDPLPPEQSGKVLCCYVNATSKIQVARITNVPNWYFERVVFPGQRLVFEAPIEGQMEIHTGMMASAILSDTIPCDRLIMSEPSSNEFNTDSVGTDPISTKSVVQTNNTKPLTVAGLASVE; translated from the coding sequence ATGGCTCAAATATTAGATCCTCTACCACCTGAGCAATCAGGAAAAGTTCTCTGCTGCTACGTTAATGCCACGAGCAAAATCCAGGTCGCTCGCATCACCAATGTTCCCAACTGGTACTTTGAAAGGGTGGTTTTTCCTGGACAACGCCTCGTGTTTGAAGCTCCCATCGAAGGGCAAATGGAGATTCATACAGGTATGATGGCAAGTGCAATTTTGTCTGATACCATTCCGTGCGATCGCCTGATTATGAGCGAACCTAGCAGCAATGAATTTAATACAGATTCCGTAGGGACAGACCCTATTAGTACAAAATCCGTAGTGCAGACAAATAATACAAAACCTTTAACAGTTGCTGGTCTAGCATCCGTTGAATAA
- a CDS encoding photosystem II high light acclimation radical SAM protein, whose protein sequence is MEVKTPMMENRILYVRLPCNPIFPIGVVYLSDHVHKMFPNIEQRIFDLGTVPPLDYASALDRCIDEFQPTLLVFSWRDIQIYAPVGGRGGNPLQNAFEFYYAKNPLIKLRGALGGLRIFIAYYVELWRNLGLIKRGLKRAAKYHADARAVVGGGAVSVFYEQLGKSLPNGTIISVGEGETLLEKFLSGKEFRDERCYVVGEAKPRQRLIHEQPTPLEKSACNYDYIEAIWPEFNYYLQEQDFYIGVQTKRGCPHNCCYCVYTVVEGKQVRINPADEVVAEIRQLYNRGIRNFWFTDAQFIPARKFIDDAVELLQKIIDSGMTDIHWAAYIRADNLTPELCDLMAKTGMNYFEIGITSGSQELVRKMRMGYNLRTVLQNCRDLKAAGFNDMVSVNYSFNVIDERPETIRQTIAYHRELEKIFGADKVEPAIFFIGLQPHTHLEEYAFKEGVLKPGYNPMSLMPWTAKKLLWNPEPLGSFFGEVCLQAWRQNPNDFGREVMNILEERLGCADLEAALSAPIETKDKQLVGV, encoded by the coding sequence ATGGAAGTTAAAACACCGATGATGGAAAATCGAATTCTCTACGTTCGCCTTCCTTGTAACCCCATCTTTCCTATTGGGGTTGTTTACTTGAGCGATCATGTCCACAAAATGTTTCCCAACATCGAACAACGGATTTTTGATTTGGGAACAGTTCCACCCTTAGATTACGCCTCTGCCTTGGATCGTTGTATCGACGAATTCCAACCCACCCTATTGGTATTTTCTTGGCGAGATATTCAAATTTATGCCCCAGTGGGTGGACGTGGTGGCAACCCTTTGCAAAACGCTTTTGAATTTTACTACGCTAAAAATCCCCTGATTAAATTACGTGGGGCTTTAGGTGGCTTACGCATCTTCATTGCCTACTATGTAGAGTTGTGGCGTAACCTGGGATTAATTAAACGTGGCTTAAAGCGTGCCGCCAAATATCATGCTGATGCTCGTGCGGTTGTGGGTGGTGGTGCTGTCAGCGTATTTTACGAACAACTAGGTAAAAGCCTACCCAACGGCACAATTATTTCTGTGGGCGAAGGCGAAACTTTACTCGAAAAATTCTTAAGTGGCAAAGAGTTTCGGGATGAACGCTGTTATGTGGTGGGAGAAGCGAAACCACGCCAGCGTCTAATTCACGAACAACCCACCCCACTGGAAAAGAGCGCCTGTAACTACGACTATATCGAAGCTATATGGCCAGAGTTTAACTATTACCTGCAAGAACAAGACTTTTACATCGGTGTCCAAACCAAACGTGGCTGTCCTCACAACTGTTGTTACTGTGTGTACACCGTAGTGGAAGGTAAACAGGTACGTATTAACCCAGCTGATGAAGTCGTGGCAGAAATACGGCAATTGTATAATCGCGGCATTCGCAACTTCTGGTTTACTGATGCCCAATTCATTCCTGCACGAAAATTCATTGATGATGCTGTGGAACTGTTACAGAAAATTATTGATTCTGGCATGACAGATATCCACTGGGCAGCATACATCAGAGCCGACAACCTCACACCAGAATTGTGTGATTTGATGGCAAAAACTGGGATGAACTATTTTGAAATTGGAATTACCAGTGGTTCTCAAGAACTCGTGCGAAAAATGCGGATGGGTTATAACTTGCGGACTGTCTTGCAAAACTGCCGTGACTTAAAAGCTGCTGGGTTTAATGATATGGTTTCTGTCAATTATTCCTTTAATGTGATTGACGAACGTCCCGAAACCATCCGTCAAACCATCGCCTACCACCGCGAATTGGAAAAAATCTTCGGTGCTGATAAAGTCGAACCAGCTATTTTCTTTATTGGCTTGCAACCCCATACCCATTTAGAAGAATATGCTTTTAAAGAAGGTGTCCTCAAACCAGGGTACAATCCCATGAGTTTGATGCCTTGGACAGCCAAAAAACTCTTGTGGAACCCAGAACCTCTTGGTTCATTCTTTGGCGAAGTCTGCTTGCAAGCTTGGCGACAAAACCCCAATGATTTCGGGCGAGAAGTCATGAACATCCTTGAGGAAAGATTAGGGTGTGCGGATTTGGAAGCAGCACTTTCCGCACCAATTGAGACAAAGGATAAACAATTAGTGGGGGTTTGA
- a CDS encoding DUF6761 family protein — protein sequence MLQDTQTIRYYQRITDAFVDLWNRGYRTDEMRMYLDGYLAALRHSNVIEPYLIHRLEEEASRYLYDVSNFVKTQPQPDYY from the coding sequence ATGCTCCAAGACACACAAACCATCCGCTATTACCAACGAATTACCGACGCCTTCGTCGATTTGTGGAATCGCGGTTATCGCACGGATGAAATGCGGATGTATTTGGACGGTTATCTAGCCGCACTGCGACACAGTAACGTCATTGAGCCTTATCTGATTCATCGTTTAGAGGAGGAAGCTAGTCGCTACTTGTACGATGTGTCAAACTTTGTGAAAACACAGCCACAACCAGATTATTACTAA